From Frankiales bacterium, a single genomic window includes:
- a CDS encoding ATP-binding cassette domain-containing protein, giving the protein MDGTAIRTRGLTKRFGDVLALDRLDLDVQRGEIFGFLGPNGAGKSTTIRLLLGLLRPTAGEAWINGVPVADVERAHRSVGYVPGDVSLWPQLTGSEALHLLGQLSGAVDTHLRDELIERLDLDPSRRIRSYSKGNRQKVALVAAFMTRPDVLLLDEPTVGLDPLMQAEFQSLAREASAAGQTVFLSSHLLDEVEDLCSRVGILRAGVLAEVTTLEQLRAMTTPIFEATVSGEAPALDDLPEVADVEPMPGGIRITVAGPPSGVLRRLLDADLVRLESHPPNLEQIFLTYYDTTEAQRRAVAAAHGGTAGQGAQPGPGSAS; this is encoded by the coding sequence ATGGACGGCACCGCGATCCGCACCCGGGGGCTCACCAAGAGGTTCGGCGACGTGCTCGCCCTGGACCGGCTCGACCTCGACGTGCAGCGAGGGGAGATCTTCGGCTTCCTCGGGCCCAACGGTGCGGGGAAGTCCACCACCATCCGGCTTCTGCTCGGACTGCTGCGGCCCACCGCGGGCGAGGCGTGGATCAACGGCGTGCCGGTGGCCGACGTCGAGCGGGCGCACCGCAGCGTCGGCTACGTCCCCGGCGACGTGTCCCTGTGGCCGCAGCTGACCGGCAGCGAGGCGCTGCACCTGCTCGGGCAGCTGTCCGGCGCGGTCGACACCCACTTGCGCGACGAGCTGATCGAGCGGCTCGACCTCGACCCGAGCAGGCGGATCCGCTCCTACTCCAAGGGGAACCGGCAGAAGGTCGCGCTCGTGGCGGCGTTCATGACGCGGCCCGACGTGCTGCTGCTCGACGAGCCGACGGTGGGCCTCGACCCCCTCATGCAGGCCGAGTTCCAGTCGCTCGCGCGCGAGGCGTCCGCGGCCGGGCAGACGGTGTTCCTCTCCTCGCACCTGCTCGACGAGGTGGAGGACCTCTGTTCGCGCGTGGGGATCCTGCGCGCCGGTGTGCTCGCGGAGGTGACGACGCTCGAGCAGCTGCGCGCGATGACGACGCCGATCTTCGAGGCGACGGTGTCCGGCGAGGCGCCGGCGCTCGACGACCTGCCCGAGGTGGCCGACGTGGAGCCGATGCCCGGCGGGATCCGCATCACCGTGGCCGGACCGCCGTCCGGGGTGCTGCGCCGTCTGCTCGACGCGGACCTCGTGCGCCTCGAGAGCCACCCGCCGAACCTGGAGCAGATCTTCCTGACCTACTACGACACCACGGAGGCGCAGCGCCGCGCGGTGGCCGCGGCCCACGGCGGCACCGCGGGTCAGGGGGCGCAGCCGGGACCGGGGAGCGCGTCATGA
- a CDS encoding DUF1298 domain-containing protein: MVVVVARRLSALDASFLALETDDAPLHVGALLVLEGPAPDEARLRSDLGRRVSAVPACRRRIRSRRADPLRPMWVEQPGFVPEQHLHLVRPDPAAAHPPSDEHAAWRDQVVDLMSRRLDTARPPWEVWQLGGTGDRWAILVKAHHSLVDGVTGSGLLAALLAPDPSGQPARGRSAQVRAAAAAPLPPRAVTWRERARRLRQAVRTVAVPDLPPSVLNGPVGSHRSWDWVTVDLDNVTGTASRAGCTVNDVYLAALAGGLRSVLRERSLLAPATRVRVIVPVSLHGGGADARQGNLDAAIFVELPVHLGTARERLADVAAQTRRAKADGVALATEALVRAADAVPAPVLRRAARSYVRRGQARVNLAASDVRGPVEPLSLCGCRVLEVVPCTPLALDVRVTSALMSYAGRASLAVTVDSAVLPDAAPLLAAVVDSLAELGS, translated from the coding sequence GTGGTGGTGGTCGTGGCCCGGCGGCTCTCGGCGCTCGATGCGTCGTTCCTCGCACTGGAGACCGACGACGCGCCGCTGCACGTCGGCGCGCTCCTGGTCCTCGAAGGGCCGGCGCCGGACGAGGCCCGGCTGCGCAGCGACCTCGGTCGACGCGTGTCCGCCGTGCCGGCCTGCCGCCGACGCATCCGGTCGCGGCGCGCGGACCCGCTGCGCCCGATGTGGGTCGAGCAGCCCGGATTCGTGCCCGAGCAGCACCTGCACCTCGTCCGCCCGGACCCGGCCGCCGCGCATCCACCGTCCGACGAGCATGCGGCGTGGCGCGACCAGGTCGTCGACCTGATGTCCCGCCGGCTCGACACGGCGCGGCCGCCGTGGGAGGTCTGGCAGCTCGGTGGGACGGGCGACCGATGGGCGATCCTCGTGAAGGCCCACCACAGCCTGGTCGACGGCGTCACCGGCTCGGGGCTGCTGGCCGCCCTGCTCGCGCCCGACCCGTCGGGGCAGCCGGCCCGCGGGCGTTCGGCGCAGGTCCGGGCCGCCGCCGCCGCGCCCCTCCCACCGCGCGCCGTCACCTGGCGCGAGCGTGCGCGACGCCTGCGCCAGGCCGTCCGCACCGTGGCGGTGCCCGACCTGCCGCCGAGCGTCCTCAACGGCCCGGTGGGATCGCACAGGAGCTGGGACTGGGTCACCGTCGACCTCGACAACGTCACCGGGACGGCGAGTCGTGCCGGGTGCACCGTCAACGACGTCTACCTCGCCGCGCTGGCGGGCGGGCTGCGCTCGGTGCTGCGCGAGCGCTCCCTGCTCGCTCCCGCCACCCGCGTGCGGGTGATCGTGCCCGTCTCGCTGCACGGCGGGGGAGCGGACGCGCGGCAGGGCAACCTCGACGCCGCGATCTTCGTCGAGCTGCCGGTGCACCTCGGCACCGCGCGCGAGCGGCTCGCCGACGTCGCGGCGCAGACCCGCCGGGCGAAGGCCGACGGCGTCGCGCTGGCGACGGAGGCGCTCGTGCGGGCGGCCGACGCGGTGCCCGCGCCCGTGCTGCGCCGCGCTGCGCGCTCCTACGTGCGGCGCGGCCAGGCGCGCGTGAACCTCGCTGCGTCCGACGTCCGCGGGCCGGTGGAACCCCTGTCGCTGTGCGGGTGCCGCGTCCTCGAGGTGGTGCCGTGCACACCGCTCGCGCTGGACGTGCGCGTCACGAGCGCCCTGATGTCGTACGCCGGCCGCGCCTCCCTCGCCGTGACTGTCGACTCCGCCGTGCTGCCCGACGCCGCACCTCTGCTCGCGGCCGTCGTCGACTCGCTGGCGGAGCTGGGCTCGTGA
- a CDS encoding response regulator translates to MRVVIAEDAALFREGLARLLEDAGHEVVGRAADAEAFVDVVRRTRPDIVVVDIEMPPHLGHDGARAASRLREDYPDLAVLLLSAHVETQHSVELMRSGRFGYLLKDRVLDVEDFLDALRRVGSGGSALDPEVVTRLLGPRTSEDPLSTLTPREWDVLSLIAEGRTNRGIARRLWLTERTVETHVASIIAKLGLADDHEHNRRVLAVLAYLQSRVTPPRR, encoded by the coding sequence GTGCGTGTCGTGATCGCCGAGGACGCCGCGCTCTTCCGCGAGGGGCTGGCGCGCCTGCTCGAGGACGCGGGGCACGAGGTGGTCGGCCGGGCGGCCGACGCGGAGGCGTTCGTCGACGTGGTCCGGCGCACCCGGCCCGACATCGTGGTCGTGGACATCGAGATGCCGCCGCACCTCGGTCACGACGGCGCGCGGGCGGCGAGCCGGCTGCGCGAGGACTACCCGGACCTCGCGGTGCTGCTGCTGTCCGCGCACGTCGAGACCCAGCACTCCGTCGAGCTCATGAGGTCGGGGCGGTTCGGCTACCTGCTGAAGGACCGGGTCCTCGACGTCGAGGACTTCCTCGACGCGCTGCGTCGCGTGGGCAGCGGCGGATCGGCGCTCGACCCGGAGGTCGTCACCCGGCTCCTGGGCCCGCGCACCAGCGAGGACCCGCTCTCGACGCTCACCCCTCGCGAGTGGGACGTGCTCTCGCTCATCGCCGAGGGGCGCACGAACCGCGGCATCGCCCGCCGGCTGTGGCTCACGGAGCGGACCGTGGAGACGCACGTCGCGAGCATCATCGCGAAGCTGGGTCTCGCGGACGACCACGAGCACAACCGGAGAGTCCTCGCCGTCCTGGCCTACCTCCAGAGCCGAGTGACCCCACCACGGCGCTAG